One Oncorhynchus clarkii lewisi isolate Uvic-CL-2024 chromosome 28, UVic_Ocla_1.0, whole genome shotgun sequence genomic region harbors:
- the LOC139386550 gene encoding nicastrin-like isoform X2: protein MVLLESSLFTKSIMMKMKNASSRVAGVVVVPKTSQPEFSPHTTCPNENTGVYTETYDHNLAHCNTTVWNPRGNGLSYEEFDFPVFSLKEDNETEVIKQCYFDHNRVVNGSGLQYPLCAMQLFSHMHAVTDTATCMRRSSMDFSTSPVMVCDPLGGYNVCAFIRPYNSTTFGHKENESVVIAAARLDSRAFFLEDSTGAEGSVSGFVTLLAAAQALREATQEAPPTRNILFAFFHGEVFDYIGSSRMVYDMKNNMFVIDLDNVHSILEIGQVAVRSGTNLFLHSDPVSRRNNTVHDEVTNLVKNLQSSTAGLNLSFVETGFSQPLPPSSFQRFLRARAIPGIVLADHQTDFNNRYYESFYDNAAHLNLTYPSNLSPEEQLEFVTDTAKSLTEVATAVARALFKQAGGNNSQVNKINADPKTVTQMLYGFLVRSNNSWFQAVMAPELKDILQPNPPQYYVGVAKSSHQANALTYLVQYLLANLTGTATNLTQSQCKKPDELPNESTYLYSYLWVQGVVPPNSTQRESFCVRTAVRLVKAVSPAFDLGDYVSKEYSTWTKSQWKFIKARIFLVASRDLEMLTLGVGVAVLFTSLLVTYFVSTKADVLFSSVREPNNAAY from the exons ATGGTCCTGTTGGAGTCATCCCTCTTCACCaa GTCCATCATGATGAAGATGAAGAATGCCTCCAGCAGGGTGGCAGGGGTTGTGGTGGTCCCAAAAACTAGCCAACCAGAGTTCTCGCCACATACGACATGTCCCAATGAGAACACAG GTGTTTACACGGAAACCTATGATCATAATTTAGCGCACTGTAACACGACTGTATGGAATCCTCGGGGGAACGGTCTATCCTATGAGGAATTTGacttccctgtcttctccctgaaAGAAGACAATGAAACAGAGGTCATCAAACAG TGCTACTTTGATCATAATCGTGTGGTGAACGGCAGTGGCCTGCAGTACCCTCTGTGTGCCATGCAGCTCTTCTCTCATATGCATGCTGTCACTGACACTGCAACCTGCATGAGACGCAGCAGCATGGACTTCAGCACCTCCCCAG tgatGGTGTGTGACCCTCTTGGTGGTTATAATGTGTGTGCTTTCATCCGGCCTTATAACAGCACCACCTTTGGTCACAAGGAGAACGAgagtgttgttatagcagcagCCAGG CTGGACAGCAGGGCATTTTTCTTGGAGGATTCTACAGGAGCGGAGGGGAGTGTCTCAGGGTTTGTCACTCTGCTGGCTGCTGCCCAGGCACTACGTGAAGCCACTCAGGAAGCCCCTCCCACACGGAATATCCTCTTTGCCTTCTTCCACGGG GAAGTATTTGACTACATTGGCAGCTCTCGAATGGTTTATGACATGAAGAATAACATGTTTGTGATAGACCTGGATAATGTTCACTCAATACTGGAGATTGGACAG GTAGCAGTGCGCAGTGGCACCAACCTATTTCTTCACTCAGACCCTGTGTCCAGGAGGAACAACACCGTCCATGACGAG GTTACGAATCTTGTAAAAAACTTACAGTCCTCCACGGCTGGTCTCAACTTATCATTTGTTGAGACAGGTTTTTCTCAACCACTCCCGCCCTCCTCCTTTCAGCGTTTCCTCCGAGCTCGGGCAATTCCAGGGATTGTTCTTGCAGACCATCAAACAGATTTCAACAATAG GTACTATGAGAGTTTTTATGACAATGCTGCCCACCTGAACCTGACTTATCCATCTAACTTGAGTCCAGAGGAACAGCTAGAGTTTGTGACTGATACTGCAAAG TCTCTTACCGAGGTGGCTACTGCTGTTGCCCGCGCTCTCTTCAAGCAGGCTGGGGGAAACAACTCCCAAGTAAACAAAATCAATGCAGACCCCAAAACA gtgacCCAGATGCTGTATGGGTTTCTGGTTAGATCCAACAACAGCTGGTTTCAGGCAGTGATGGCCCCAGAACTGAAGGACATCCTCC AGCCCAACCCACCCCAGTACTACGTTGGTGTTGCCAAGTCGTCCCATCAGGCTAACGCACTGACCTATCTGGTCCAATATCTCCTGGCTAATTTAACGGGAACAGCCACCAACCTCACCCAGAGCCAGTGCAAGAAGCCAGATGAGCTGCCAAACGAGAGCACATAT TTGTACTCTTATCTCTGGGTTCAGGGCGTGGTCCCACCCAACAGCACCCAGAGGGAGTCTTTCTGCGTACGCACAGCAGTACGCCTGGTCAAGGCAGTGTCCCCCGCTTTCGATCTGGGGGATTACGTTTCCAAAGAATATTCCACATGGACAAAATCGCAGTGGAAGTTCATCAAAGCTCGAATTTTCCTAGTAGCCAGCCGGGACCTGGAG ATGCTGACCTTAGGCGTGGGAGTGGCCGTGCTGTTCACATCGCTACTGGTCACATACTTTGTCAGTACCAAGGCAGATGTCCTCTTCAGCTCCGTCAGGGAACCCAACAACGCCGCATACTGA
- the LOC139386550 gene encoding nicastrin-like isoform X1: MVLESSKWVMFIVGWLFKNVSCNAVAQKIYVELNNTVPCVRLLNATHQIGCQSSISGDTGVIHVLESEADLEWPLSKGPNPPYMVLLESSLFTKSIMMKMKNASSRVAGVVVVPKTSQPEFSPHTTCPNENTGVYTETYDHNLAHCNTTVWNPRGNGLSYEEFDFPVFSLKEDNETEVIKQCYFDHNRVVNGSGLQYPLCAMQLFSHMHAVTDTATCMRRSSMDFSTSPVMVCDPLGGYNVCAFIRPYNSTTFGHKENESVVIAAARLDSRAFFLEDSTGAEGSVSGFVTLLAAAQALREATQEAPPTRNILFAFFHGEVFDYIGSSRMVYDMKNNMFVIDLDNVHSILEIGQVAVRSGTNLFLHSDPVSRRNNTVHDEVTNLVKNLQSSTAGLNLSFVETGFSQPLPPSSFQRFLRARAIPGIVLADHQTDFNNRYYESFYDNAAHLNLTYPSNLSPEEQLEFVTDTAKSLTEVATAVARALFKQAGGNNSQVNKINADPKTVTQMLYGFLVRSNNSWFQAVMAPELKDILQPNPPQYYVGVAKSSHQANALTYLVQYLLANLTGTATNLTQSQCKKPDELPNESTYLYSYLWVQGVVPPNSTQRESFCVRTAVRLVKAVSPAFDLGDYVSKEYSTWTKSQWKFIKARIFLVASRDLEMLTLGVGVAVLFTSLLVTYFVSTKADVLFSSVREPNNAAY; this comes from the exons ATGGTTTTGGAATCATCGAAATGGGTTATGTTCATAGTTGGTTGGCTTTTCAAAA ATGTGAGTTGTAACGCTGTTGCGCAGAAGATTTATGTCGAACTGAATAACACTGTACCATGCGTCCGACTGCTCAATGCTACACATCAGATTGGCTGCCAGT CCTCGATATCAGGTGATACAGGGGTGATCCATGTCTTGGAGTCTGAGGCAGATCTGGAATGGCCTTTGAGCAAAGGACCCAATCCTCCTTATATGGTCCTGTTGGAGTCATCCCTCTTCACCaa GTCCATCATGATGAAGATGAAGAATGCCTCCAGCAGGGTGGCAGGGGTTGTGGTGGTCCCAAAAACTAGCCAACCAGAGTTCTCGCCACATACGACATGTCCCAATGAGAACACAG GTGTTTACACGGAAACCTATGATCATAATTTAGCGCACTGTAACACGACTGTATGGAATCCTCGGGGGAACGGTCTATCCTATGAGGAATTTGacttccctgtcttctccctgaaAGAAGACAATGAAACAGAGGTCATCAAACAG TGCTACTTTGATCATAATCGTGTGGTGAACGGCAGTGGCCTGCAGTACCCTCTGTGTGCCATGCAGCTCTTCTCTCATATGCATGCTGTCACTGACACTGCAACCTGCATGAGACGCAGCAGCATGGACTTCAGCACCTCCCCAG tgatGGTGTGTGACCCTCTTGGTGGTTATAATGTGTGTGCTTTCATCCGGCCTTATAACAGCACCACCTTTGGTCACAAGGAGAACGAgagtgttgttatagcagcagCCAGG CTGGACAGCAGGGCATTTTTCTTGGAGGATTCTACAGGAGCGGAGGGGAGTGTCTCAGGGTTTGTCACTCTGCTGGCTGCTGCCCAGGCACTACGTGAAGCCACTCAGGAAGCCCCTCCCACACGGAATATCCTCTTTGCCTTCTTCCACGGG GAAGTATTTGACTACATTGGCAGCTCTCGAATGGTTTATGACATGAAGAATAACATGTTTGTGATAGACCTGGATAATGTTCACTCAATACTGGAGATTGGACAG GTAGCAGTGCGCAGTGGCACCAACCTATTTCTTCACTCAGACCCTGTGTCCAGGAGGAACAACACCGTCCATGACGAG GTTACGAATCTTGTAAAAAACTTACAGTCCTCCACGGCTGGTCTCAACTTATCATTTGTTGAGACAGGTTTTTCTCAACCACTCCCGCCCTCCTCCTTTCAGCGTTTCCTCCGAGCTCGGGCAATTCCAGGGATTGTTCTTGCAGACCATCAAACAGATTTCAACAATAG GTACTATGAGAGTTTTTATGACAATGCTGCCCACCTGAACCTGACTTATCCATCTAACTTGAGTCCAGAGGAACAGCTAGAGTTTGTGACTGATACTGCAAAG TCTCTTACCGAGGTGGCTACTGCTGTTGCCCGCGCTCTCTTCAAGCAGGCTGGGGGAAACAACTCCCAAGTAAACAAAATCAATGCAGACCCCAAAACA gtgacCCAGATGCTGTATGGGTTTCTGGTTAGATCCAACAACAGCTGGTTTCAGGCAGTGATGGCCCCAGAACTGAAGGACATCCTCC AGCCCAACCCACCCCAGTACTACGTTGGTGTTGCCAAGTCGTCCCATCAGGCTAACGCACTGACCTATCTGGTCCAATATCTCCTGGCTAATTTAACGGGAACAGCCACCAACCTCACCCAGAGCCAGTGCAAGAAGCCAGATGAGCTGCCAAACGAGAGCACATAT TTGTACTCTTATCTCTGGGTTCAGGGCGTGGTCCCACCCAACAGCACCCAGAGGGAGTCTTTCTGCGTACGCACAGCAGTACGCCTGGTCAAGGCAGTGTCCCCCGCTTTCGATCTGGGGGATTACGTTTCCAAAGAATATTCCACATGGACAAAATCGCAGTGGAAGTTCATCAAAGCTCGAATTTTCCTAGTAGCCAGCCGGGACCTGGAG ATGCTGACCTTAGGCGTGGGAGTGGCCGTGCTGTTCACATCGCTACTGGTCACATACTTTGTCAGTACCAAGGCAGATGTCCTCTTCAGCTCCGTCAGGGAACCCAACAACGCCGCATACTGA
- the LOC139386550 gene encoding nicastrin-like isoform X3, translating to MMKMKNASSRVAGVVVVPKTSQPEFSPHTTCPNENTGVYTETYDHNLAHCNTTVWNPRGNGLSYEEFDFPVFSLKEDNETEVIKQCYFDHNRVVNGSGLQYPLCAMQLFSHMHAVTDTATCMRRSSMDFSTSPVMVCDPLGGYNVCAFIRPYNSTTFGHKENESVVIAAARLDSRAFFLEDSTGAEGSVSGFVTLLAAAQALREATQEAPPTRNILFAFFHGEVFDYIGSSRMVYDMKNNMFVIDLDNVHSILEIGQVAVRSGTNLFLHSDPVSRRNNTVHDEVTNLVKNLQSSTAGLNLSFVETGFSQPLPPSSFQRFLRARAIPGIVLADHQTDFNNRYYESFYDNAAHLNLTYPSNLSPEEQLEFVTDTAKSLTEVATAVARALFKQAGGNNSQVNKINADPKTVTQMLYGFLVRSNNSWFQAVMAPELKDILQPNPPQYYVGVAKSSHQANALTYLVQYLLANLTGTATNLTQSQCKKPDELPNESTYLYSYLWVQGVVPPNSTQRESFCVRTAVRLVKAVSPAFDLGDYVSKEYSTWTKSQWKFIKARIFLVASRDLEMLTLGVGVAVLFTSLLVTYFVSTKADVLFSSVREPNNAAY from the exons ATGATGAAGATGAAGAATGCCTCCAGCAGGGTGGCAGGGGTTGTGGTGGTCCCAAAAACTAGCCAACCAGAGTTCTCGCCACATACGACATGTCCCAATGAGAACACAG GTGTTTACACGGAAACCTATGATCATAATTTAGCGCACTGTAACACGACTGTATGGAATCCTCGGGGGAACGGTCTATCCTATGAGGAATTTGacttccctgtcttctccctgaaAGAAGACAATGAAACAGAGGTCATCAAACAG TGCTACTTTGATCATAATCGTGTGGTGAACGGCAGTGGCCTGCAGTACCCTCTGTGTGCCATGCAGCTCTTCTCTCATATGCATGCTGTCACTGACACTGCAACCTGCATGAGACGCAGCAGCATGGACTTCAGCACCTCCCCAG tgatGGTGTGTGACCCTCTTGGTGGTTATAATGTGTGTGCTTTCATCCGGCCTTATAACAGCACCACCTTTGGTCACAAGGAGAACGAgagtgttgttatagcagcagCCAGG CTGGACAGCAGGGCATTTTTCTTGGAGGATTCTACAGGAGCGGAGGGGAGTGTCTCAGGGTTTGTCACTCTGCTGGCTGCTGCCCAGGCACTACGTGAAGCCACTCAGGAAGCCCCTCCCACACGGAATATCCTCTTTGCCTTCTTCCACGGG GAAGTATTTGACTACATTGGCAGCTCTCGAATGGTTTATGACATGAAGAATAACATGTTTGTGATAGACCTGGATAATGTTCACTCAATACTGGAGATTGGACAG GTAGCAGTGCGCAGTGGCACCAACCTATTTCTTCACTCAGACCCTGTGTCCAGGAGGAACAACACCGTCCATGACGAG GTTACGAATCTTGTAAAAAACTTACAGTCCTCCACGGCTGGTCTCAACTTATCATTTGTTGAGACAGGTTTTTCTCAACCACTCCCGCCCTCCTCCTTTCAGCGTTTCCTCCGAGCTCGGGCAATTCCAGGGATTGTTCTTGCAGACCATCAAACAGATTTCAACAATAG GTACTATGAGAGTTTTTATGACAATGCTGCCCACCTGAACCTGACTTATCCATCTAACTTGAGTCCAGAGGAACAGCTAGAGTTTGTGACTGATACTGCAAAG TCTCTTACCGAGGTGGCTACTGCTGTTGCCCGCGCTCTCTTCAAGCAGGCTGGGGGAAACAACTCCCAAGTAAACAAAATCAATGCAGACCCCAAAACA gtgacCCAGATGCTGTATGGGTTTCTGGTTAGATCCAACAACAGCTGGTTTCAGGCAGTGATGGCCCCAGAACTGAAGGACATCCTCC AGCCCAACCCACCCCAGTACTACGTTGGTGTTGCCAAGTCGTCCCATCAGGCTAACGCACTGACCTATCTGGTCCAATATCTCCTGGCTAATTTAACGGGAACAGCCACCAACCTCACCCAGAGCCAGTGCAAGAAGCCAGATGAGCTGCCAAACGAGAGCACATAT TTGTACTCTTATCTCTGGGTTCAGGGCGTGGTCCCACCCAACAGCACCCAGAGGGAGTCTTTCTGCGTACGCACAGCAGTACGCCTGGTCAAGGCAGTGTCCCCCGCTTTCGATCTGGGGGATTACGTTTCCAAAGAATATTCCACATGGACAAAATCGCAGTGGAAGTTCATCAAAGCTCGAATTTTCCTAGTAGCCAGCCGGGACCTGGAG ATGCTGACCTTAGGCGTGGGAGTGGCCGTGCTGTTCACATCGCTACTGGTCACATACTTTGTCAGTACCAAGGCAGATGTCCTCTTCAGCTCCGTCAGGGAACCCAACAACGCCGCATACTGA